The nucleotide window TATGTATTAACATAAATAACGAAATTggcgtaaacaaaaatggaacaAGCAGACTCTAATGTAACTAACTGTATAAATGCGACCTGCCTGTTCTcgtatttttgtattttcatcATTTTTAAGATACCTGAATGAAACTTTCACGATAAAATCATAATTTTAACAGTATAAGTGTTTGTTTTAGTAAAGCATATTGTCATTATGTGAACTATACTATGTGTTGAATTTACATTAGTCATGCAATATAGAATTCATTACTGCAAGTGAgagaatcttttttttttattattatttcacccAAGATAGAACGCCCAAATATCTTAAGCCAGTAGAGATGCAAGTCAATATTCGCACAAAAAATTCGGCTGTGAATAAATTCTATATCTTTAATGGCAAAGAAAGTGTTTAGGTAATCTATTTCCGATGAATCCGACTGTACCAATATTATGTACTTTATATTTCAAATTACGATTTCATAGAAACAGAAGTAACTCATATTCGTATGACATTTTATTCTCATATGTTAATGCAATATTGCTATTTTTAGTGTTTCATTAACTGAATTCACATTTTTCGAGAGAAAGGACTACGAAAATTAATGTATACAAGTACATTGAAAACTATAGCTGCAGTCATGAATGTAATAAGAACAACATATAGCGCTAGATGTGcggtttataaaaataaaaattgttgatCATATTATTTACTTTTTTGACTTTGCTGAATTACtacgagaatatatatatttaactatTGGAGTAACTTACTTGGCGAAACCGATAAAATCTTCGTGATTTGTGTTCATGTACGCAAGTTCACAGTCCACCAGAAGTACCAACTGCTCCTTGCACATCTGCTCACGTTGCCTAATATGAGTGGTAATGATACGTTCTGTTTCTTCCCTCAATCTAGGATAACGTGACATCTGCCGTACAAAAGAAAGATCACCTTTAATAATCCGTAATTACAACTTGTAAGTAGCAGAGAAAAAAAATCACCTACCCTATCTGTACAAATGCGTACAACATTACTGAGTTCCTGTACAACTAAGTCCACACATTTTAGACTAGGTTCTTTGAGtctattgatttgtttcttgaCTATTGCCTCAAAGGCCATATCAGGAGTAAACAGTCCCACCCTGATACCTATGACATTACACAGCcattttgtaaatatttttaaacacaGCAGAATCTTCGCATGCTAACATACGTGCATGCTAGATTctcataataaaataaaaaatgtgcaaTGATAATTTACCATGAATATTCCTAATGGCAAATGCAATTTCCCGTCTCAATTCTTTCTCGTCAAATTCcattttaacaatttcaaatggAAAACGTTCGTGGAATAATCTATTAATCTTAGCACCACCGCTAAGTtccattgtattgatttgcgcAGATCCGGAGCCTTCAATAGTCCTTTCGAAATCTGACTGAAGCTGCTGTATCATCcttaaaaatgtttttctttcaaTCAATGCATAGAAGAGCACtaaacattaatattaattgtatGGGTAGAGAGTCACAACATTTAATGCTGCAATAGGTAATTTGTAATGTTTCATTACAATGTTAAAATTCTTTTTGTTAGTTACAACAATTGTTATGGTTCACTCTTCAGTTACAGAAGTGATACTAAAACGAATAACAATTTGCATGCGAGCTATGCACACTTTGTTAAAAACAAAGGAAAATTGTAATACCTACATATACAATTGTACAGatctgaaaaataaaaaaatgctcTAAATGTCAAGAGACCCTCCACCCATAATGTGCATTGAAAGAAAACTATGGAAGATAAGTTTAGTTTATAAAATGTGATATTTGTGAATATACGTTACAAGGTGCAAGACATTTTATATAAACTTAGTTACACATACATTTAAACTTTTACTATACATTTAAACTTTCTTTTTATAAATTCGCAGTTTTAATCTTCAGTAGTAAacttgaaaattatattaaataatcaaAATTACTACATTGGAAATATACTTACTGCAACATAGCTTTTGTCTTTATGGCAGGATCATCAGGTCTAAAATGTTTGTATTGTTCTACATCCTTTTCCAATGCAAGTAACTGTTTTTGTAATCTGTCCCTCAATGCTGGTAAAGTGTCCCTGATATGATTTGTCAATTGTTGATTCAAAACTCGCTGTAAGTATGGTGTTCCTAATCTATCTGCTAAGTGCCGATAAGATGGATGGCTAGCAAATAAAAagatattatatacatattttgtgtgttttaatattttaatttctatGACAGCACATAGTAATTAATTGTCTATACCTCAGGAAAAACTTCCTTTCTGCTGCCAAAGCATTTTTAATGTCTTTTCTACCCTCGATATCTTTCTGACTTCTGTTAACAACACCTATGTAACCACGCCTTAGGGGAAGTAATTTATTTTCTAAAATATCCCTTGCATCGGTGCCATCATCCATGAGATCCAATTTTGTAATAACACCAATTGTACGTACaccttaaaaaaaattatagcataaaaatatttttccatacttaatataaaatatcagaTACAGCTTAAATTTTACCTTCAGGATCTACTTCTTTAGCAAGTTTAAGAGCATCGCTATTTGCCAAATCAGTGTTTGCTGGAGTTACTGCTAATATGAGGCAATTTTCTCttttgataaattgaaaaatcatAGCTTTAATTTGAGCTTCGATATCTACTGGTTGATCCCCAATTGGTACTTTTGTCAGACCAGGTAAATCAATTAGCGTCAAATTGAGAACTGTTAATCAAAAATTTAATGAGTTAATATGttcttaaaatttaatataggtCATAGTGAAAAAATAAATTTACCATTTGGTGAATACACTCTTAAATTAATAGGTATGTTGGATATACCCTTGTTACTGCCAGTCACCCTATCAGTTTCACCTTCGATTTCCTTCCGTACTTCATCAAAATCCACAAACTTTTTACCCTTACAGTGTAGAAATTCAGCAAATTCtatagtaaaaaaaaagaacatagAATTAATATCCTTAAGTGTAATAGTAAATTAGTATTCTAAGATTGATGTTTGTACTGAAATTAATAAGGCATTCAACTTTCTGCTTATCAAAAGTTCATTGTCACAGGAAATGTGATAGATAACAGTTTAAAGATACTGTCATCAAACTTACTACAAAAGAATCTTTCATCATgtacataatttataatatgtaCATGCAAAAGGAATATTTTACTGAAAGAAATATTATACGTtcaaagaaagagaaataaaacACATTCATGCTGAGCAAAGTTAATCTAATCTTTGATTGTACAGAATTTTGTTTACATTTATGATAACTGCTAATATTTTTCCAATACAAAATTTTCTAACTCTGTAGTATGGAAGATTGATAATCAATTTATCTATGACTCACCAGTTGTACTGTTAATCAATTGCAAGATAAGTGGTCTTCTGGTTACAATGCCAGATCCTCTGGGTAAGAAATCTCTGAAAAGAACATCATTACAAATTTTATCATTGCGATAATTAATTACACAGTGTTCATTTTACGCAATAATATACATTTTATGAATTACATTGGAAAAAAAGGATCTaacacaaaaatataaattttagtaCAAAACTATTATCATGAAGGAAATTATCTAGATTATTCCTGCACTATATTTGTTAGTTCACACACTAGAGTATTTTTGATATTCCTGATTATAAAATGGTTATTAaacgaaaaaaatatataacacTTAGCCACACATGGTGTGCATCTACCATTGGAGGATAGAAAATGATCAATTAATCTTTCTTAGTCTCTAATTAACAAGATTCAGTAAAAAAGAATACTTTCCCATATCTTACGAATTACGGTTCGTAATGGGTTAAAACGTATCATAAATTCATAGATTTTTAGTCATTTGTATACTGAAAATTGCAAGCAGTTCGATTAGATGTTTAGGGAGAAAAAAACATAGTAACACGAAATGACAAGAAACGAACTATGGTGTGAACGATTAAACGAATCGTTCGGTTTATTAAAAGTCTGAATAATCTGAATAATTCAGTGAAAGGTCAAATATCATAGACAATGAGGAAGAGGAACGCTTTGACAGGTCGCTGTGTAGGCCGCCTCGCATCATAAAGATATAGTTGATTTTGATGTCACGATCGATAGGGATTAAAATAGTTAACCTAAAGGGGCATAGAACAGGGGGGATAGAAAAATTCGAATAACCGATGAcggatattaaaattataacgtGGCGTAGTTCGCCACGCCTTCGTATCAAACGTCTGAATATTCTCCTGGCTAGGATGAGCAATTTCATCGATGATGTTATATGGAGAAAAAAATCGGCGAAACGATTGGGAAAGAGAGATACTTACTTTCCGACAAAGTTCTCGAGAACGGAACTTTTTCCAGCACTCTGACCACCCACCACTGCGATCTGTGGTAGATCGAGTTGCATATGCACCCCAAGTTGTGTGAACGCATCTTGCAGCTTGTTCACGATCGGGATCAACTGTTCCATACCCGTGTTTCCTGCCATTTTGTCGAGGCTGCGTGCTCACTGACCCAAGAACACGATCGTTTTCAGTTTCACGGCTGTGTCCTGTGGGCGACACCGAGCTGCCACCACTTCCACGCACAACCGTCGAGGGTAGCTGCCAGAAGTTATCCTATCCGTTTTTCGTGTAAAATGCGCACTACCAAAATGGCCGATATCGCGAAGGCACGGTCGGTCTACATTGAATTTCACCGCATTTTTACCGAAAAACTGCGATTCTGCACGGACCACGAACGAAAGATGTCAGCCACTGCTCTACTGCAAGAAACTCGCCGCCACAAACCTCCGCACACCACTGCGTTCACATAAATGAGATCCAGCGTACGGACCAAGGCACGTAACGTTTCAATCGATAATCGAAGCGTGCGCACAGGCGCCTTCGTTGTGACCCACTTTTCGCCGCGAGATAAAATCCATATCGTTCTCCTGCTGCTGACCTTTTTCCCACTTCCCACCGTAATTTGCTATCGAAGGAAGCTGGAACTACACCTTTTGTCTATTCCCGATCTTACCGCGATTAACAGTCGTCCTCGCCGTCGACGTCCCCCATTGATTTTGAACGTTACGCGGCAAATACTTTTACTGGCGCGGAACGTTTGTAATCATTGAGAAAGTAggcggtgaccaatgagaatagTACTATGGTACTTTTTTGTTACCACATTTGTAAAAACGATTGTTTCATTGGCTGATGCTTAATGCATAAGCGTTTGAAGTAACGAGGTTTTATGCTTGTAGTCTTTCCTTACCCGAATGATACGTTTACATTCCTTTCAGAGGTAGGGTAAATTAGgtgaaattatttgattcgaagaGATGACTATCGTAATTGGCGGAACAGCTTTCTCAAAGTATCTTTTTTTTGCAAGAGATCAAGGTTATCTATATTTATTCTGACAAATGAAACCCATCTTCTTTGAATAACGTTAGAAAGCGTGTTACAAGATCGAAGATTGCACACGCATATAACCTTCAAGCGACCTTGATcatcaaaatatatttttattcattttaatgtATCCTCTAAATTAAACATACATGGCTGCGTAATTAGCGAAATGGGTTGTATCTCATGTAAGAGATTCGTTCGTAGTATTATAACAAATGCTTGGAGTTCTTGCCCTGAATTCCTGAACATTTTGGACGTCAGATACCAAAGGAATGCTAGTGTTTATTCTTCTTAGAGCCTATTTCTGTTGTCCGTCGGTTACTACCTTACCGTTTTCAAAGATATTCAGAAATCAAGAATAATACCGAGCACTTTTAGTGTAACTAGGAAAGATCAATCATATCATCTGATAATTGCATACAAGTTAATTTATCTTACCCCCAAAAACAGTGTGCATGTATATGGTTATTTCAGTTGCAAAAGCCAAACGGACCatcttatacatatatgtatgtgtaaTCTACGTTTATTTCCCTAGACAGCTTACTTCTACTTATTGAGCTTTTATTACAACAGATCGTTATTTAAGAATATCTAAAGTATTACTTATTTGACATATCCATGTGAAACTGACTCACCATATTAACCAATATTAATGAAACACAGCTAAAAAAAACTTGCTCTTTAATTGCTCATAATTGCTTGCTTTTAATTGTTCACTTATCGTTTTAGAGAAATATCCAAAAAACTTTTTGAGACGCCTAGTGACTTTTATGAGAGGCTGGGGACttttaaaaatacgaaaatTCTGAAGTAATACATAAAACACGGAATTGCACTTTTCATCTATCTAATTGTTCACCTCTACAGGGGCGATCATTTTATCAATAAACAATGAATTTgtaataaacaaatatataagGAACTAGGAGCACGTGCTGTTCATGGCTGCCAAATATCAATTGGTATATGCATATACCAAGCACGTGTAGACGTCCgtgaaaatcatgtttttctgtACTCTAATAAAATGTTGACAATTAAATCAAAAACTGTTTTCAAGGTATCAATGTTGCGTATAGTCTTATTCCAAGACTTGGATTAAACTATCGTACATTGAATTAGAGTAATTCTTTGAGTATCTATGGCAATTGATATTTGGCAGCCATGAACAGCACGTGCTCCTAGTTCcttatatatttgtttattgaAAATTCATTGTTTATTGACAAAATTGTTGCATGTGAAAAGTTGAGCAATTAGTTAGATGAAAAGTGCAATTCTTTGGTAGGTCATGCAGCACCTTTTATGCATTATTTCAGAattttcgtatttttaaaaGACCCCAGCCTCTCATAGAAGTCACTAGTCGTCTcaaaacgtttttttttttggatATTTCTCGAAAAGGATAACTAAGCAATTGAAACTAATTGGTGAGCAATTATGGGCAATTGAAGAGCAATTTTTTTAGCTACGTTTCATTAATATTGGTTAATATGATGAGCCAACTTCACTTGTGTTATGAGAATTCTTTGATGTACATACATGTAAAGTAACATTATTTGATCTTGACCTCAGATTTTGATGATTGTAATTGTTGTGCAAATATCATCGAATATGTTTttacttatatgtatatatttactaATGATAAATTAAAAATTCCTAGGTGTTAAATAAGATCATTGGCCAATACATTAGTTATACAAAAGTTCAATATTTTATTCTGAgactgaataataataatactgatacttatatgaatagaaattgaataaatgattttttaaattctgttataatcattttttattttcgcatgtattaggttggaaactatgaaacggacgTTTTTGTTTAGTCTGTGTTCAGCTGCGACTGTGTTCATTGTAATGTGcgctcgatatttttatttataaattttaaaggtaTTCTTCTTGCTCGtttcgtaaaatttttttcgtgtTTGTAtcccatttttattttatttttctccgaAACCAGATGGAAACAAAACGCGATTTACATCATTCAACggccgtttcatagtttccaacctaataCTTTCATTTTACGCTATAAAAACGTGCTAGCCAATAGGATAAAAGGGTTAAAGAGAATTGAAGTTGGTCATTTTTAATCGTATGTATGTTGCCGTGGGTTGTGGTTGCGTCTTACACGATGGAAAAGATAATTTTCCTTAATTCAACGATAACTAAAGCTCATCAAATCTTGTGCTTAAGATGAATTGAGATGAATTGTAATCGAGGGATTGATTCCAATTAATTCAGTGAAATAGTTGTTAAAAATACAAATCAACTATAAattctgtatacatatatgtagtgAGTGAGGGCGCGATCAGTATTTTCCTACAATACGATTCCAAAATGTCAGACATCGATAAATGGATAGAAATTGCAAAAGAGTGCAAATACCTTCCGGAAAATGATCTTAAGGTAAATAACATGTGCAAAGTATTATTTCTtgatatatcaattataatatatttatacgatAAGTTGGATAAGATACTAAATGCAAGCGCATAGGTTACTTATACTCACTGTATTTCTTTCCAATAATTAGATTAATTTTGTTTAGAAACTTTGTGACATAGTATGTGACTTATTAGTAGAAGAATCTAATATTCAACCAGTGTCCACTCCGGTTACCGTATGCGGAGATATTCATGGCCAGGTAAGATTCATACTTTTGTTCTAACCTCAACAAGACATCGATATTTGTAGTAGATAATGATAAGTATTTCGATAGTAAAGCTACGAATTTTTTTTTGTATGTATCGATTAAAATCGTTTATCTCTTTTTAGTTTTATGATTTAGAAGAATTATTTCGAAATGGAGGCGCTGTGCCTGATACAAATTATATATTCATGGGAGATTTTGTAGATAGAGGGTATTATAGTTTAGAAACATTTACCCGCCTACTCACACTTAAAGCTAAATGGTCTGATAGAATAACATTGCTTCGAGGAAATCATGAATCCAGGCAAATTACTCATGTTTATGGTTTTTATGGtcagtatatattttattataaaaaaagtaatatattataaattataaaatataatttattgtatgaatgtacatattataataattatttatatatcacATACAGATGAGTGTCAGAACAAATATGGCAATGCTAATGCTTGGAAACACTGCTGTAGGGTTTTCGACTTGCTCACAGTTGCTGCCGTTAGTActtaaaaatatttgtatatatgtatattacgtttatatttattttcatgtTGCATAATTATGTATGTTTTATTGTAGTTAATTGATGAA belongs to Megalopta genalis isolate 19385.01 chromosome 1, iyMegGena1_principal, whole genome shotgun sequence and includes:
- the shi gene encoding dynamin-1 shibire isoform X9, translated to MAGNTGMEQLIPIVNKLQDAFTQLGVHMQLDLPQIAVVGGQSAGKSSVLENFVGKDFLPRGSGIVTRRPLILQLINSTTEFAEFLHCKGKKFVDFDEVRKEIEGETDRVTGSNKGISNIPINLRVYSPNVLNLTLIDLPGLTKVPIGDQPVDIEAQIKAMIFQFIKRENCLILAVTPANTDLANSDALKLAKEVDPEGVRTIGVITKLDLMDDGTDARDILENKLLPLRRGYIGVVNRSQKDIEGRKDIKNALAAERKFFLSHPSYRHLADRLGTPYLQRVLNQQLTNHIRDTLPALRDRLQKQLLALEKDVEQYKHFRPDDPAIKTKAMLQKTFLRMIQQLQSDFERTIEGSGSAQINTMELSGGAKINRLFHERFPFEIVKMEFDEKELRREIAFAIRNIHGIRVGLFTPDMAFEAIVKKQINRLKEPSLKCVDLVVQELSNVVRICTDRMSRYPRLREETERIITTHIRQREQMCKEQLVLLVDCELAYMNTNHEDFIGFANAAASSHNASAQQSSENAVKSGRHTLGNQVIRKGYMCIHNLGIMKGGSRDYWFVLTSESISWFKDEEEREKKYMLPLDGLKLRDLEQGFMSRRHLFALFNPEGRNVYKDYKQLELSCETQDDVDSWKASFLRAGVYPEKSTEQTNGEGEEGYEGGSEAQSSMDPQLERQVETIRNLVDSYMKIVTKTTRDLVPKSIMHLIINNAKDFINGELLAHLYASGDQASMMEESPEEAQKREEMLRMYHACKEALRIIGDVSMATVSTPVPPPVKNDWLASGENPRLSPPSPGGPRRGVTQPPPLSSSRAPPPVPAGGRPAPAIPNRPGPGGPPPARATPALPPPLIPSRGGGLQQRITQAATQAAANAAVNELMDAFKIKVYGVKY
- the shi gene encoding dynamin-1 shibire isoform X14: MAGNTGMEQLIPIVNKLQDAFTQLGVHMQLDLPQIAVVGGQSAGKSSVLENFVGKDFLPRGSGIVTRRPLILQLINSTTEFAEFLHCKGKKFVDFDEVRKEIEGETDRVTGSNKGISNIPINLRVYSPNVLNLTLIDLPGLTKVPIGDQPVDIEAQIKAMIFQFIKRENCLILAVTPANTDLANSDALKLAKEVDPEGVRTIGVITKLDLMDDGTDARDILENKLLPLRRGYIGVVNRSQKDIEGRKDIKNALAAERKFFLSHPSYRHLADRLGTPYLQRVLNQQLTNHIRDTLPALRDRLQKQLLALEKDVEQYKHFRPDDPAIKTKAMLQKTFLRMIQQLQSDFERTIEGSGSAQINTMELSGGAKINRLFHERFPFEIVKMEFDEKELRREIAFAIRNIHGIRVGLFTPDMAFEAIVKKQINRLKEPSLKCVDLVVQELSNVVRICTDRMSRYPRLREETERIITTHIRQREQMCKEQLVLLVDCELAYMNTNHEDFIGFANAAASSHNASAQQSSENAVKSGRHTLGNQVIRKGYMCIHNLGIMKGGSRDYWFVLTSESISWFKDEEEREKKYMLPLDGLKLRDLEQGFMSRRHLFALFNPEGRNVYKDYKQLELSCETQDDVDSWKASFLRAGVYPEKSTEQTNGEGEEGYEGGSEAQSSMDPQLERQVETIRNLVDSYMKIVTKTTRDLVPKSIMHLIINNAKDFINGELLAHLYASGDQASMMEESPEEAQKREEMLRMYHACKEALRIIGDVSMATVSTPVPPPVKNDWLASGENPSSRAPPPVPAGGRPAPAIPNRPGPGGPPPARATPALPPPLIPSRPVPNIPPRIPDRPYQGRLN
- the shi gene encoding dynamin-1 shibire isoform X1; translation: MAGNTGMEQLIPIVNKLQDAFTQLGVHMQLDLPQIAVVGGQSAGKSSVLENFVGKDFLPRGSGIVTRRPLILQLINSTTEFAEFLHCKGKKFVDFDEVRKEIEGETDRVTGSNKGISNIPINLRVYSPNVLNLTLIDLPGLTKVPIGDQPVDIEAQIKAMIFQFIKRENCLILAVTPANTDLANSDALKLAKEVDPEGVRTIGVITKLDLMDDGTDARDILENKLLPLRRGYIGVVNRSQKDIEGRKDIKNALAAERKFFLSHPSYRHLADRLGTPYLQRVLNQQLTNHIRDTLPALRDRLQKQLLALEKDVEQYKHFRPDDPAIKTKAMLQKTFLRMIQQLQSDFERTIEGSGSAQINTMELSGGAKINRLFHERFPFEIVKMEFDEKELRREIAFAIRNIHGIRVGLFTPDMAFEAIVKKQINRLKEPSLKCVDLVVQELSNVVRICTDRMSRYPRLREETERIITTHIRQREQMCKEQLVLLVDCELAYMNTNHEDFIGFANAAASSHNASAQQSSENAVKSGRHTLGNQVIRKGYMCIHNLGIMKGGSRDYWFVLTSESISWFKDEEEREKKYMLPLDGLKLRDLEQGFMSRRHLFALFNPEGRNVYKDYKQLELSCETQDDVDSWKASFLRAGVYPEKSTEQTNGEGEEGYEGGSEAQSSMDPQLERQVETIRNLVDSYMKIVTKTTRDLVPKSIMHLIINNAKDFINGELLAHLYASGDQASMMEESPEEAQKREEMLRMYHACKEALRIIGDVSMATVSTPVPPPVKNDWLASGENPRLSPPSPGGPRRGVTQPPPLSSSRAPPPVPAGGRPAPAIPNRPGPGGPPPARATPALPPPLIPSRGGGLQQRITQAATQAAANAAVNELMDAFKIKRPVPNIPPRIPDRPYQGRLN
- the shi gene encoding dynamin-1 shibire isoform X5, whose product is MAGNTGMEQLIPIVNKLQDAFTQLGVHMQLDLPQIAVVGGQSAGKSSVLENFVGKDFLPRGSGIVTRRPLILQLINSTTEFAEFLHCKGKKFVDFDEVRKEIEGETDRVTGSNKGISNIPINLRVYSPNVLNLTLIDLPGLTKVPIGDQPVDIEAQIKAMIFQFIKRENCLILAVTPANTDLANSDALKLAKEVDPEGVRTIGVITKLDLMDDGTDARDILENKLLPLRRGYIGVVNRSQKDIEGRKDIKNALAAERKFFLSHPSYRHLADRLGTPYLQRVLNQQLTNHIRDTLPALRDRLQKQLLALEKDVEQYKHFRPDDPAIKTKAMLQKTFLRMIQQLQSDFERTIEGSGSAQINTMELSGGAKINRLFHERFPFEIVKMEFDEKELRREIAFAIRNIHGIRVGLFTPDMAFEAIVKKQINRLKEPSLKCVDLVVQELSNVVRICTDRMSRYPRLREETERIITTHIRQREQMCKEQLVLLVDCELAYMNTNHEDFIGFANAQQSSENAVKSGRHTLGNQVIRKGYMCIHNLGIMKGGSRDYWFVLTSESISWFKDEEEREKKYMLPLDGLKLRDLEQGFMSRRHLFALFNPEGRNVYKDYKQLELSCETQDDVDSWKASFLRAGVYPEKSTEQTNGEGEEGYEGGSEAQSSMDPQLERQVETIRNLVDSYMKIVTKTTRDLVPKSIMHLIINNAKDFINGELLAHLYASGDQASMMEESPEEAQKREEMLRMYHACKEALRIIGDVSMATVSTPVPPPVKNDWLASGENPRLSPPSPGGPRRGVTQPPPLSSSRAPPPVPAGGRPAPAIPNRPGPGGPPPARATPALPPPLIPSRGGGLQQRITQAATQAAANAAVNELMDAFKIKRPVPNIPPRIPDRPYQGRLN
- the shi gene encoding dynamin-1 shibire isoform X3, translated to MAGNTGMEQLIPIVNKLQDAFTQLGVHMQLDLPQIAVVGGQSAGKSSVLENFVGKDFLPRGSGIVTRRPLILQLINSTTEFAEFLHCKGKKFVDFDEVRKEIEGETDRVTGSNKGISNIPINLRVYSPNVLNLTLIDLPGLTKVPIGDQPVDIEAQIKAMIFQFIKRENCLILAVTPANTDLANSDALKLAKEVDPEGVRTIGVITKLDLMDDGTDARDILENKLLPLRRGYIGVVNRSQKDIEGRKDIKNALAAERKFFLSHPSYRHLADRLGTPYLQRVLNQQLTNHIRDTLPALRDRLQKQLLALEKDVEQYKHFRPDDPAIKTKAMLQKTFLRMIQQLQSDFERTIEGSGSAQINTMELSGGAKINRLFHERFPFEIVKMEFDEKELRREIAFAIRNIHGIRVGLFTPDMAFEAIVKKQINRLKEPSLKCVDLVVQELSNVVRICTDRMSRYPRLREETERIITTHIRQREQMCKEQLVLLVDCELAYMNTNHEDFIGFANAAASSHNASAQQSSENAVKSGRHTLGNQVIRKGYMCIHNLGIMKGGSRDYWFVLTSESISWFKDEEEREKKYMLPLDGLKLRDLEQGFMSRRHLFALFNPEGRNVYKDYKQLELSCETQDDVDSWKASFLRAGVYPEKSTEQTNGEGEGGSEAQSSMDPQLERQVETIRNLVDSYMKIVTKTTRDLVPKSIMHLIINNAKDFINGELLAHLYASGDQASMMEESPEEAQKREEMLRMYHACKEALRIIGDVSMATVSTPVPPPVKNDWLASGENPRLSPPSPGGPRRGVTQPPPLSSSRAPPPVPAGGRPAPAIPNRPGPGGPPPARATPALPPPLIPSRGGGLQQRITQAATQAAANAAVNELMDAFKIKRPVPNIPPRIPDRPYQGRLN
- the shi gene encoding dynamin-1 shibire isoform X12, producing MAGNTGMEQLIPIVNKLQDAFTQLGVHMQLDLPQIAVVGGQSAGKSSVLENFVGKDFLPRGSGIVTRRPLILQLINSTTEFAEFLHCKGKKFVDFDEVRKEIEGETDRVTGSNKGISNIPINLRVYSPNVLNLTLIDLPGLTKVPIGDQPVDIEAQIKAMIFQFIKRENCLILAVTPANTDLANSDALKLAKEVDPEGVRTIGVITKLDLMDDGTDARDILENKLLPLRRGYIGVVNRSQKDIEGRKDIKNALAAERKFFLSHPSYRHLADRLGTPYLQRVLNQQLTNHIRDTLPALRDRLQKQLLALEKDVEQYKHFRPDDPAIKTKAMLQKTFLRMIQQLQSDFERTIEGSGSAQINTMELSGGAKINRLFHERFPFEIVKMEFDEKELRREIAFAIRNIHGIRVGLFTPDMAFEAIVKKQINRLKEPSLKCVDLVVQELSNVVRICTDRMSRYPRLREETERIITTHIRQREQMCKEQLVLLVDCELAYMNTNHEDFIGFANAAASSHNASAQQSSENAVKSGRHTLGNQVIRKGYMCIHNLGIMKGGSRDYWFVLTSESISWFKDEEEREKKYMLPLDGLKLRDLEQGFMSRRHLFALFNPEGRNVYKDYKQLELSCETQDDVDSWKASFLRAGVYPEKSTEQTNGEGEEGYEGGSEAQSSMDPQLERQVETIRNLVDSYMKIVTKTTRDLVPKSIMHLIINNAKDFINGELLAHLYASGDQASMMEESPEEAQKREEMLRMYHACKEALRIIGDVSMATVSTPVPPPVKNDWLASGENPRLSPPSPGGPRRGVTQPPPLSSSRAPPPVPAGGRPAPAIPNRPGPGGPPPARATPALPPPLIPSRPVPNIPPRIPDRPYQGRLN
- the shi gene encoding dynamin-1 shibire isoform X2, giving the protein MAGNTGMEQLIPIVNKLQDAFTQLGVHMQLDLPQIAVVGGQSAGKSSVLENFVGKDFLPRGSGIVTRRPLILQLINSTTEFAEFLHCKGKKFVDFDEVRKEIEGETDRVTGSNKGISNIPINLRVYSPNVLNLTLIDLPGLTKVPIGDQPVDIEAQIKAMIFQFIKRENCLILAVTPANTDLANSDALKLAKEVDPEGVRTIGVITKLDLMDDGTDARDILENKLLPLRRGYIGVVNRSQKDIEGRKDIKNALAAERKFFLSHPSYRHLADRLGTPYLQRVLNQQLTNHIRDTLPALRDRLQKQLLALEKDVEQYKHFRPDDPAIKTKAMLQKTFLRMIQQLQSDFERTIEGSGSAQINTMELSGGAKINRLFHERFPFEIVKMEFDEKELRREIAFAIRNIHGIRVGLFTPDMAFEAIVKKQINRLKEPSLKCVDLVVQELSNVVRICTDRMSRYPRLREETERIITTHIRQREQMCKEQLVLLVDCELAYMNTNHEDFIGFANAAASSHNASAQQSSENAVKSGRHTLGNQVIRKGYMCIHNLGIMKGGSRDYWFVLTSESISWFKDEEEREKKYMLPLDGLKLRDLEQGFMSRRHLFALFNPEGRNVYKDYKQLELSCETQDDVDSWKASFLRAGVYPEKSTEQTNGEGEDKQRGGSEAQSSMDPQLERQVETIRNLVDSYMKIVTKTTRDLVPKSIMHLIINNAKDFINGELLAHLYASGDQASMMEESPEEAQKREEMLRMYHACKEALRIIGDVSMATVSTPVPPPVKNDWLASGENPRLSPPSPGGPRRGVTQPPPLSSSRAPPPVPAGGRPAPAIPNRPGPGGPPPARATPALPPPLIPSRGGGLQQRITQAATQAAANAAVNELMDAFKIKRPVPNIPPRIPDRPYQGRLN